In Haloimpatiens massiliensis, the following are encoded in one genomic region:
- the ispF gene encoding 2-C-methyl-D-erythritol 2,4-cyclodiphosphate synthase: MRIGMGYDVHKLVENRKLILGGVEIAYEKGLLGHSDADVLIHAIMDSLLGAAALGDIGKHFPDTDKSFKDISSILLLQKVGELIKHKGYTIVNIDATIIAQKPKMAPHIESMRINISNALNISIDQINVKATTEEGLGFTGRQEGISSQSICLIQ, encoded by the coding sequence ATGAGAATAGGCATGGGTTATGATGTGCATAAACTAGTTGAAAATAGAAAACTTATACTGGGTGGCGTAGAAATTGCCTATGAAAAAGGTTTATTAGGCCACTCCGATGCAGACGTATTAATTCACGCCATAATGGATAGCTTGCTTGGCGCTGCTGCTCTTGGTGACATAGGAAAACATTTTCCAGACACTGATAAATCTTTCAAAGATATATCAAGTATATTATTACTACAAAAGGTTGGTGAACTTATAAAACATAAAGGATACACCATAGTAAATATAGATGCTACTATAATAGCTCAAAAACCTAAAATGGCACCTCACATAGAGTCTATGAGAATAAATATATCAAATGCTTTAAACATATCCATAGATCAAATAAATGTAAAAGCTACTACAGAAGAAGGACTTGGCTTCACTGGACGCCAAGAAGGCATATCTTCTCAAAGCATTTGTTTAATACAGTAA